From one Equus asinus isolate D_3611 breed Donkey chromosome 5, EquAss-T2T_v2, whole genome shotgun sequence genomic stretch:
- the PLA2G2A gene encoding phospholipase A2, membrane associated yields the protein MKTLLLLAVIMAFGLLQVQGHLLDFRKMIRLMTGKEATSSYGFYGCHCGVGGKGSPKDATDRCCVAHDCCYYRLQKRGCGTKLLNYKFSYRGGKIICAKQDFCRSELCQCDKTAASCFARNRKTYSKKYQYYNNKSCRGKTPRC from the exons ATGAAGACCCTCCTGCTGTTGGCGGTGATCATGGCCTTTG GCCTGCTGCAGGTCCAGGGCCATTTGCTGGATTTCCGGAAAATGATCCGGTTGATGACAGGAAAGGAAGCTACATCCAGTTATGGCTTCTACGGTTGCCACTGTGGTGTGGGAGGCAAAGGATCCCCCAAGGATGCAACAGATCG GTGCTGCGTTGCCCATGACTGTTGCTACTATCGTCTGCAGAAACGTGGGTGTGGCACCAAACTTCTGAACTACAAATTTTCTTACCGCGGGGGCAAGATCATCTGCG CAAAACAGGACTTCTGTAGGAGTGAATTGTGTCAATGTGACAAAACAGCCGCCTCGTGTTTTGCAAGAAACCGGAAGACCTATAGTAAAAAGTATCAATACTACAACAACAAGTCATGCAGAGGGAAGACCCCCCGGTGCTGA